In Primulina eburnea isolate SZY01 chromosome 3, ASM2296580v1, whole genome shotgun sequence, one DNA window encodes the following:
- the LOC140825198 gene encoding uncharacterized protein isoform X4: MRGTKRSAISDSTPLFSSNDSSMQNKRLIMGSQFDAQKAEPSSIQQRQPLDMMRAESSRQHVRALNSQFASWIQSQLQSHPDELWEDDVQDYLNHTKSIVEKFSDVVYWLKMNASKGESSHQPLGDAQMKPSMGVAINSNKLFLEKPGFSPTVTVGFGLDSGKLQNDIQMKPALEADKNITNLFSAKPGFPPVATARFGESSSQLHSNDTQVKPPLKADKINHRPEFPPAGNATFGTSWSPGFIFNNNNATFAFGGNPVSAPANVNSVPANHEGSNEEDVNDAEQQPSSPSLKRSDEKGIHVVHEVKCKLYVKADGDNNDNIVARTFLMRTKTAEDRDKLAAVIQEYAPAA, encoded by the exons GCACAGAAGGCTGAACCATCATCAATCCAGCAGCGGCAGCCGTTGGATATGATGAGGGCTGAATCTTCGAGGCAGCACGTGAGAGCTTTAAATTCCCAATTTGCAAG TTGGATACAATCTCAATTACAAAGCCACCCGGATGAGCTTTGGGAAGATGACGTTCAGGATTATTTAAATCACACTAAGAGCATTGTG GAAAAATTTAGTGATGTTGTTTACTGGCTCAAGATGAATGCCTCAAAGGGGGAGAGTTCCCACCAGCCACTCGGTGATGCTCAAATGAAACCTTCTATGGGAGTTGCCATAAACAGTAACAAATTGTTTTTGGAAAAACCTGGGTTTTCCCCTACTGTTACTGTGGGCTTTGGACTGGATTCCGGCAAGCTGCAAAATGATATTCAAATGAAACCAGCATTGGAAGCTGATAAAAACATTACCAACTTGTTTTCGGCAAAAcctggttttcctccagttGCAACTGCAAGATTTGGAGAGAGTTCATCCCAGCTGCATTCAAATGATACTCAAGTGAAACCACCCTTGAAAGCTGACAAAATAAATCACAGACCTGAGTTTCCTCCAGCTGGAAATGCAACGTTTGGAACTTCATGGTCCCctggatttatttttaataataataatgcaacatTCGCCTTTGGAG GAAATCCGGTTTCTGCTCCTGCAAATGTGAATTCGGTTCCGGCTAATCATGAAGGCTCCAATGAGGAAGATGTTA ATGATGCTGAACAACAGCCTAGCAGCCCATCCCTAAAAAGGAGTGATGAAAAGGGAATTCATGTCGTACATGAAGTCAAATGCAAACTTTATGTGAAG GCTGATGGTGACAACAATGATAACATTGTTGCACGAACTTTCTTGATGAGAACTAAGACTGCAGAGGATCGGGATAAACTCGCAGCTGTTATTCAGGAATATGCACCTGCAGCCTGA
- the LOC140825198 gene encoding uncharacterized protein isoform X2: MRGTKRSAISDSTPLFSSNDSSMQNKRLIMGSQFDAQKAEPSSIQQRQPLDMMRAESSRQHVRALNSQFASWIQSQLQSHPDELWEDDVQDYLNHTKSIVEKFSDVVYWLKMNASKGESSHQPLGDAQMKPSMGVAINSNKLFLEKPGFSPTVTVGFGLDSGKLQNDIQMKPALEADKNITNLFSAKPGFPPVATARFGESSSQLHSNDTQVKPPLKADKINHRPEFPPAGNATFGTSWSPGFIFNNNNATFAFGGNPVSAPANVNSVPANHEGSNEEDVNDAEQQPSSPSLKRSDEKGIHVVHEVKCKLYVKEDKDSWRDKGMGQLSIKCKEGVTKGTKESKPTIVIRNDVGKVLLNALLYPGIKTNTQKNSVVAIFHTSADGDNNDNIVARTFLMRTKTAEDRDKLAAVIQEYAPAA; encoded by the exons GCACAGAAGGCTGAACCATCATCAATCCAGCAGCGGCAGCCGTTGGATATGATGAGGGCTGAATCTTCGAGGCAGCACGTGAGAGCTTTAAATTCCCAATTTGCAAG TTGGATACAATCTCAATTACAAAGCCACCCGGATGAGCTTTGGGAAGATGACGTTCAGGATTATTTAAATCACACTAAGAGCATTGTG GAAAAATTTAGTGATGTTGTTTACTGGCTCAAGATGAATGCCTCAAAGGGGGAGAGTTCCCACCAGCCACTCGGTGATGCTCAAATGAAACCTTCTATGGGAGTTGCCATAAACAGTAACAAATTGTTTTTGGAAAAACCTGGGTTTTCCCCTACTGTTACTGTGGGCTTTGGACTGGATTCCGGCAAGCTGCAAAATGATATTCAAATGAAACCAGCATTGGAAGCTGATAAAAACATTACCAACTTGTTTTCGGCAAAAcctggttttcctccagttGCAACTGCAAGATTTGGAGAGAGTTCATCCCAGCTGCATTCAAATGATACTCAAGTGAAACCACCCTTGAAAGCTGACAAAATAAATCACAGACCTGAGTTTCCTCCAGCTGGAAATGCAACGTTTGGAACTTCATGGTCCCctggatttatttttaataataataatgcaacatTCGCCTTTGGAG GAAATCCGGTTTCTGCTCCTGCAAATGTGAATTCGGTTCCGGCTAATCATGAAGGCTCCAATGAGGAAGATGTTA ATGATGCTGAACAACAGCCTAGCAGCCCATCCCTAAAAAGGAGTGATGAAAAGGGAATTCATGTCGTACATGAAGTCAAATGCAAACTTTATGTGAAG gaagacaaagatTCATGGAGAGATAAAGGCATGGGTCAACTAAGCATCAAATGCAAAGAAGGTGTTACCAAGGGAACCAAGGAATCAAAGCCGACCATTGTCATACGAAATGAT GTGGGGAAAGTGTTGCTGAATGCTTTGCTATATCCAGGCATCAAAACAAACACTCAAAAGAATTCAGTAGTAGCTATATTTCATACATCA GCTGATGGTGACAACAATGATAACATTGTTGCACGAACTTTCTTGATGAGAACTAAGACTGCAGAGGATCGGGATAAACTCGCAGCTGTTATTCAGGAATATGCACCTGCAGCCTGA
- the LOC140825198 gene encoding uncharacterized protein isoform X1 — translation MRGTKRSAISDSTPLFSSNDSSMQNKRLIMGSQFDAQKAEPSSIQQRQPLDMMRAESSRQHVRALNSQFASWIQSQLQSHPDELWEDDVQDYLNHTKSIVEKFSDVVYWLKMNASKGESSHQPLGDAQMKPSMGVAINSNKLFLEKPGFSPTVTVGFGLDSGKLQNDIQMKPALEADKNITNLFSAKPGFPPVATARFGESSSQLHSNDTQVKPPLKADKINHRPEFPPAGNATFGTSWSPGFIFNNNNATFAFGGNPVSAPANVNSVPANHEGSNEEDVNDAEQQPSSPSLKRSDEKGIHVVHEVKCKLYVKSIDQEDKDSWRDKGMGQLSIKCKEGVTKGTKESKPTIVIRNDVGKVLLNALLYPGIKTNTQKNSVVAIFHTSADGDNNDNIVARTFLMRTKTAEDRDKLAAVIQEYAPAA, via the exons GCACAGAAGGCTGAACCATCATCAATCCAGCAGCGGCAGCCGTTGGATATGATGAGGGCTGAATCTTCGAGGCAGCACGTGAGAGCTTTAAATTCCCAATTTGCAAG TTGGATACAATCTCAATTACAAAGCCACCCGGATGAGCTTTGGGAAGATGACGTTCAGGATTATTTAAATCACACTAAGAGCATTGTG GAAAAATTTAGTGATGTTGTTTACTGGCTCAAGATGAATGCCTCAAAGGGGGAGAGTTCCCACCAGCCACTCGGTGATGCTCAAATGAAACCTTCTATGGGAGTTGCCATAAACAGTAACAAATTGTTTTTGGAAAAACCTGGGTTTTCCCCTACTGTTACTGTGGGCTTTGGACTGGATTCCGGCAAGCTGCAAAATGATATTCAAATGAAACCAGCATTGGAAGCTGATAAAAACATTACCAACTTGTTTTCGGCAAAAcctggttttcctccagttGCAACTGCAAGATTTGGAGAGAGTTCATCCCAGCTGCATTCAAATGATACTCAAGTGAAACCACCCTTGAAAGCTGACAAAATAAATCACAGACCTGAGTTTCCTCCAGCTGGAAATGCAACGTTTGGAACTTCATGGTCCCctggatttatttttaataataataatgcaacatTCGCCTTTGGAG GAAATCCGGTTTCTGCTCCTGCAAATGTGAATTCGGTTCCGGCTAATCATGAAGGCTCCAATGAGGAAGATGTTA ATGATGCTGAACAACAGCCTAGCAGCCCATCCCTAAAAAGGAGTGATGAAAAGGGAATTCATGTCGTACATGAAGTCAAATGCAAACTTTATGTGAAG TCAAttgatcaggaagacaaagatTCATGGAGAGATAAAGGCATGGGTCAACTAAGCATCAAATGCAAAGAAGGTGTTACCAAGGGAACCAAGGAATCAAAGCCGACCATTGTCATACGAAATGAT GTGGGGAAAGTGTTGCTGAATGCTTTGCTATATCCAGGCATCAAAACAAACACTCAAAAGAATTCAGTAGTAGCTATATTTCATACATCA GCTGATGGTGACAACAATGATAACATTGTTGCACGAACTTTCTTGATGAGAACTAAGACTGCAGAGGATCGGGATAAACTCGCAGCTGTTATTCAGGAATATGCACCTGCAGCCTGA
- the LOC140825198 gene encoding uncharacterized protein isoform X3: protein MRGTKRSAISDSTPLFSSNDSSFDAQKAEPSSIQQRQPLDMMRAESSRQHVRALNSQFASWIQSQLQSHPDELWEDDVQDYLNHTKSIVEKFSDVVYWLKMNASKGESSHQPLGDAQMKPSMGVAINSNKLFLEKPGFSPTVTVGFGLDSGKLQNDIQMKPALEADKNITNLFSAKPGFPPVATARFGESSSQLHSNDTQVKPPLKADKINHRPEFPPAGNATFGTSWSPGFIFNNNNATFAFGGNPVSAPANVNSVPANHEGSNEEDVNDAEQQPSSPSLKRSDEKGIHVVHEVKCKLYVKSIDQEDKDSWRDKGMGQLSIKCKEGVTKGTKESKPTIVIRNDVGKVLLNALLYPGIKTNTQKNSVVAIFHTSADGDNNDNIVARTFLMRTKTAEDRDKLAAVIQEYAPAA, encoded by the exons GCACAGAAGGCTGAACCATCATCAATCCAGCAGCGGCAGCCGTTGGATATGATGAGGGCTGAATCTTCGAGGCAGCACGTGAGAGCTTTAAATTCCCAATTTGCAAG TTGGATACAATCTCAATTACAAAGCCACCCGGATGAGCTTTGGGAAGATGACGTTCAGGATTATTTAAATCACACTAAGAGCATTGTG GAAAAATTTAGTGATGTTGTTTACTGGCTCAAGATGAATGCCTCAAAGGGGGAGAGTTCCCACCAGCCACTCGGTGATGCTCAAATGAAACCTTCTATGGGAGTTGCCATAAACAGTAACAAATTGTTTTTGGAAAAACCTGGGTTTTCCCCTACTGTTACTGTGGGCTTTGGACTGGATTCCGGCAAGCTGCAAAATGATATTCAAATGAAACCAGCATTGGAAGCTGATAAAAACATTACCAACTTGTTTTCGGCAAAAcctggttttcctccagttGCAACTGCAAGATTTGGAGAGAGTTCATCCCAGCTGCATTCAAATGATACTCAAGTGAAACCACCCTTGAAAGCTGACAAAATAAATCACAGACCTGAGTTTCCTCCAGCTGGAAATGCAACGTTTGGAACTTCATGGTCCCctggatttatttttaataataataatgcaacatTCGCCTTTGGAG GAAATCCGGTTTCTGCTCCTGCAAATGTGAATTCGGTTCCGGCTAATCATGAAGGCTCCAATGAGGAAGATGTTA ATGATGCTGAACAACAGCCTAGCAGCCCATCCCTAAAAAGGAGTGATGAAAAGGGAATTCATGTCGTACATGAAGTCAAATGCAAACTTTATGTGAAG TCAAttgatcaggaagacaaagatTCATGGAGAGATAAAGGCATGGGTCAACTAAGCATCAAATGCAAAGAAGGTGTTACCAAGGGAACCAAGGAATCAAAGCCGACCATTGTCATACGAAATGAT GTGGGGAAAGTGTTGCTGAATGCTTTGCTATATCCAGGCATCAAAACAAACACTCAAAAGAATTCAGTAGTAGCTATATTTCATACATCA GCTGATGGTGACAACAATGATAACATTGTTGCACGAACTTTCTTGATGAGAACTAAGACTGCAGAGGATCGGGATAAACTCGCAGCTGTTATTCAGGAATATGCACCTGCAGCCTGA